One genomic window of Neisseria sp. oral taxon 014 str. F0314 includes the following:
- a CDS encoding YadA-like family protein translates to MNHKKQAVFKSGKNVVASLLTAGVVLAGTAYAADHYISVNDGAVAADSRGNYKNDGATGRNSTAIGVDASAKNQGATAIGAATSATNNAAISIGTYSNASGVSSTAIGQGTLASANAATAIGRQANASGNGSTAIGSASKASGSAAIAFGSGTSASGTNSTALGQGAQSSGINSSAVGTKANASGLGSSAFGSGSVASGKYASAYGTNSNASGDASVAVGLQSKASGKGAVAIGRNAVASDEYSVALGANSTTSAAVGTTNATVGGVNYGGFAGTAPAATVSVGKKDFERTITNVAAGRITSDSTDAINGSQLYSVATQVGNNTNAINQLNNRHANLDKRLDDVEDDLRAGIAGATAIGFLQRPNEAGKSIVSAAVGGFRDQQAVAVGYAHNSDNNKWSIKTGVSVNTKKDVNWGGSVGYQW, encoded by the coding sequence ATGAATCACAAGAAACAGGCCGTTTTCAAATCCGGCAAAAATGTAGTCGCATCATTATTAACTGCCGGTGTTGTGTTGGCCGGTACTGCTTACGCGGCCGATCATTATATTTCAGTTAATGATGGTGCCGTTGCGGCCGATAGCCGTGGTAATTACAAAAATGACGGTGCGACAGGCCGTAACAGTACCGCTATCGGCGTTGATGCTTCTGCAAAGAATCAAGGTGCAACCGCCATTGGTGCCGCAACTTCCGCTACCAATAACGCTGCCATCAGTATCGGTACTTATTCTAATGCCAGCGGTGTTTCTTCTACCGCCATCGGCCAAGGTACATTAGCAAGCGCCAATGCCGCAACGGCTATCGGCCGTCAGGCGAATGCCAGCGGTAACGGCAGCACAGCCATCGGTTCTGCTTCGAAAGCAAGCGGTTCCGCTGCTATTGCATTTGGTTCCGGAACTTCTGCGTCGGGAACCAATTCGACTGCATTAGGCCAAGGTGCCCAATCGTCCGGTATTAACTCTTCCGCGGTGGGTACTAAAGCGAATGCTTCAGGTCTCGGTTCGTCTGCTTTCGGTTCTGGTTCAGTAGCCTCTGGCAAATATGCAAGCGCTTACGGTACTAATTCAAATGCCAGCGGAGATGCTTCGGTTGCAGTTGGTTTGCAATCTAAAGCCAGCGGCAAGGGTGCTGTGGCGATTGGCCGTAATGCAGTGGCAAGTGATGAATATTCAGTTGCATTGGGTGCCAACTCGACCACATCGGCGGCAGTCGGTACGACAAATGCGACAGTCGGCGGCGTAAATTATGGTGGTTTTGCGGGTACTGCTCCCGCTGCGACCGTCAGCGTAGGCAAAAAGGATTTCGAACGTACGATTACCAATGTTGCGGCAGGCCGTATTACTTCCGACAGCACAGATGCCATCAACGGCAGCCAGTTATATTCGGTGGCAACCCAGGTCGGCAACAATACCAACGCAATCAACCAACTCAACAACCGTCATGCTAATTTGGACAAACGACTGGATGATGTAGAAGACGATTTGCGTGCCGGTATCGCAGGTGCGACCGCTATCGGCTTCCTGCAACGTCCTAACGAAGCCGGTAAGAGTATTGTGTCTGCCGCGGTGGGTGGTTTCCGTGACCAACAGGCTGTTGCAGTTGGTTATGCACATAATTCCGATAACAACAAATGGTCTATCAAAACCGGCGTATCTGTGAATACCAAGAAAGACGTCAACTGGGGCGGCAGCGTCGGTTACCAATGGTAA
- the bamE gene encoding outer membrane protein assembly factor BamE → MKLSTFVLPVIAAFALAACGNLSKVTKEGTTDNPVWPNPEKTSFRHSGTQNGSWPNWDNVRQIEAGMNKDQIYQLIGRPHFREGLYGVREWDYLFNYREDGELKTCQYKILFDKNQNAQSFYWLPEGCGPKKPEPVREVIVREVAPAPAARIRQ, encoded by the coding sequence ATGAAATTATCTACTTTTGTATTGCCTGTAATCGCAGCATTCGCATTGGCGGCTTGCGGTAATTTGAGTAAAGTAACCAAAGAAGGTACGACCGACAATCCCGTATGGCCGAACCCTGAAAAAACCAGTTTTCGCCATAGCGGCACTCAAAACGGTTCTTGGCCGAATTGGGATAATGTTCGTCAGATTGAAGCCGGCATGAATAAAGATCAGATTTACCAATTAATCGGTCGCCCGCATTTCCGCGAAGGTTTGTACGGCGTGCGTGAATGGGATTATCTGTTCAACTACCGTGAAGACGGCGAACTCAAGACTTGCCAGTATAAAATCTTGTTCGATAAAAACCAAAACGCACAATCATTCTACTGGTTGCCTGAAGGTTGTGGTCCTAAAAAACCTGAGCCTGTACGTGAAGTGATTGTTCGTGAGGTTGCACCGGCTCCAGCAGCCCGTATCCGTCAGTAA
- the asd gene encoding aspartate-semialdehyde dehydrogenase, with product MKVGFVGWRGMVGSVLMQRMKEENDFAHIPEAFFFTTSSVGGAAPDFGQAAKTLLDANDVAELAKMDIIVTCQGGDYTKSVFQPLRDSGWNGYWIDAASSLRMKDDAIIVLDPVNRNVIDNGLKNGVKNYIGGNCTVSLMLMALGGLFQNDLVEWATSMTYQAASGAGAKNMRELISGMGAIHAQVADELADPSSAILDIDRKVSDFLRSEDYPKANFGVPLAGSLIPWIDVDLGNGQSKEEWKGGVETNKILGRSDNPTVIDGLCVRIGSMRCHSQAITLKLKKDLPVSEIEAILASANDWVKVIPNEKEASIHELTPAKVTGTLSVPVGRIRKLGMGGEYISAFTVGDQLLWGAAEPLRRVLRIVLGSL from the coding sequence ATGAAAGTAGGTTTCGTCGGCTGGCGCGGCATGGTCGGTTCGGTTTTGATGCAGCGTATGAAAGAAGAAAACGACTTCGCCCACATTCCCGAAGCGTTCTTCTTCACCACTTCCAGCGTCGGCGGCGCGGCACCTGATTTCGGTCAGGCGGCTAAAACATTATTGGACGCAAACGACGTTGCCGAGCTGGCGAAAATGGACATCATCGTAACCTGCCAAGGCGGCGATTACACCAAATCCGTGTTCCAACCCCTGCGCGACAGCGGCTGGAACGGCTACTGGATTGACGCGGCATCCTCCCTGCGCATGAAAGACGACGCGATTATCGTCCTCGACCCGGTCAACCGCAACGTCATCGACAACGGCCTCAAAAACGGCGTGAAAAACTACATCGGCGGCAACTGCACCGTTTCCCTGATGCTGATGGCGCTGGGCGGCCTGTTCCAAAACGATTTGGTCGAATGGGCGACCAGCATGACCTACCAAGCCGCATCCGGCGCGGGCGCGAAAAACATGCGCGAACTCATCAGCGGCATGGGCGCGATTCACGCCCAAGTGGCGGACGAGCTTGCCGATCCTTCCAGTGCGATTCTCGACATCGACCGCAAAGTGTCGGATTTCCTGCGCAGCGAAGACTATCCGAAAGCCAACTTCGGCGTACCGCTCGCCGGCAGCCTGATTCCGTGGATTGACGTGGATTTGGGCAACGGCCAGTCCAAAGAAGAATGGAAAGGCGGCGTGGAAACCAACAAAATCCTCGGCCGCAGCGACAATCCGACCGTGATTGACGGTTTGTGCGTCCGCATCGGCTCTATGCGCTGCCACAGCCAAGCCATCACCCTGAAGCTGAAAAAAGACCTGCCCGTTTCTGAAATCGAAGCGATTTTGGCAAGCGCGAACGACTGGGTGAAAGTCATCCCCAACGAAAAAGAAGCCAGCATCCACGAGCTGACGCCCGCCAAAGTAACCGGCACGCTGTCCGTCCCCGTCGGACGCATCCGCAAACTGGGCATGGGCGGCGAATACATCAGCGCCTTCACCGTCGGCGACCAGCTCTTGTGGGGCGCGGCCGAACCTCTGCGCCGCGTGTTGCGCATCGTGTTGGGCAGTTTGTAA
- a CDS encoding RDD family protein has product MNIEKFDLLNQNEVEVTIASAGSRMAAYLINIIFGVIAFSPFFIVVKSLEVKTDGFKQMAALEGFWQDMGWLMLLGLLVVVLYGIVQIYFMSRDGQSLGKKIMGIRVLKTDGRNPGFVGAVLMREVLYNLIVALVAVAIGKLGQLATGSENVGVKMEQIVSWGAFIVCVVMLFQTKIDRRTLSDYLADTVVVKLPKRQR; this is encoded by the coding sequence ATGAATATTGAAAAATTTGATTTATTAAACCAGAACGAAGTCGAAGTTACTATTGCCAGTGCGGGCAGTCGCATGGCTGCATATTTAATTAACATTATTTTCGGCGTGATTGCATTTAGCCCATTTTTTATAGTCGTCAAGAGTTTGGAGGTAAAAACTGATGGATTCAAACAAATGGCTGCCTTGGAAGGTTTCTGGCAGGATATGGGGTGGCTGATGTTACTTGGGCTGCTTGTCGTGGTGCTTTACGGTATCGTGCAAATTTATTTTATGAGCCGTGATGGGCAATCGTTGGGGAAAAAGATAATGGGCATCCGTGTGTTGAAAACAGACGGACGAAATCCCGGGTTTGTCGGTGCGGTCCTGATGCGCGAGGTGCTTTATAATCTGATTGTTGCATTGGTTGCTGTTGCTATCGGAAAATTAGGTCAGTTGGCAACGGGTAGCGAGAATGTTGGTGTAAAGATGGAACAAATTGTCAGTTGGGGGGCTTTTATCGTTTGTGTTGTAATGCTATTTCAAACGAAAATCGACCGAAGGACGTTGTCTGATTATTTGGCAGATACGGTTGTGGTTAAGTTGCCGAAGCGGCAACGGTAG
- a CDS encoding PilC/PilY family type IV pilus protein, which translates to MEKFNKHPYFPLRTLAACTAAALTVLLPTHASATTFDQQPLVGVGSVYPPNILLALSVEYPTAGAAYEAANIWNPKGKRQLNEQKFDQSKSFIGYFDSGKCYSYIGSGDNAYFTPVNTTNNGNCGGNTFSGKALNWLGMSAIDIFRKEMTGGNRAFGAKGSSVENYQNGDMPNRTTLRRAFVMGGEYNTNVESFLNRSISATLLNRTMPSVARTIRSSSGLQDDITVMSSGFKITFCNAPTKIPDSATHIRRSHMNCNEGDANSQTFNMVVEVCKPGLLEDNCHQYGPYYKPEGIMQAKAEKARFSVFGYMNVGTHDGGVMRARMKSLLGGRTNTGIDLGKEINETDGTFIINPDAKDADASGVSNSGVINYLNKFGDAGTYKTLDPVDELYYTGLLYLRNRKDLVPASFSAIPPDPVKAATAKDGFPVISSSNWDDPLLPQTKDNLGNWVESATDGKAAVCRPNYILFIGDTNSNLDQDLPGSGPEYANSHVSDSEIDVSLYMNKIKTNESKVDPKIHSGYQLTNRSSSKSYGAIAGLAYWARTNDFRPQLLGKQYIKSIMLDVVEHNDYKGWANQFYWAAKYGGFYSSKEEEEGGTPELTAYESDRWRWTDDAVGKSRIIKSNGQTPFPDGVPRNYSAANNPESMIEALRSSFNAASARSDNPSQAVLNAELNKNGVLDLTTKEKPFVLQSSYKKSQQFGWQGDVIAYYLSDDGNTRFSTPQWQLSTLFSTKYRSGWNSRNIWTRSGRNTVLLQNVASSVFNLKSGESTSANYNAQNLIQYIRGSDEFEQDGTFRKRAVDGLLGTVVNSAVTPILAPAEETVADTCKYDNFTSVRNRTTVYAFAANDGMLHIVGKDGEEKYAYIPSTALPKLKNYALSRQPDNTSDGHIFLNDGTPVTAEICLGNGTNKKAKSVIIGTAGRGGEAVYAVDATNLDNAGSSNLLWEFSKADDDGLGLTIHKPVITEIESNGGKKAVAIVSSGYKADKNYKGYIYILDIGKSGGPWINGTHYQRIELGNSGVGAPKVLDTDSDGASDRIYVGDESGNLWRIDYDKATKKWTAKNIFTSTAQEPITGAPDAIASRNGYTVIFSTGKYFTVEDSTRRNLQNYAYGLFDTDGSKIAETSLLRQTINSVAPVASQTDRTYYSASQNALSDKHKGWKLSLPSGFISIDDALIRNKRVAQFFAFNVNHNDSINTNRNTNNGNICSNNSGISALIEVDLQTGGMYRNPVFDTNRDHRFDSSDALSAMVVHTGQLALKRNTVTMLTKAGKKQGSLLVGDSGEPTNENLNPLFNTVHRISWGEIF; encoded by the coding sequence ATGGAAAAATTCAACAAACACCCGTACTTCCCTCTTCGTACACTCGCCGCCTGCACAGCGGCCGCATTGACCGTCTTACTGCCAACACACGCCTCTGCCACTACCTTTGACCAACAGCCGCTGGTAGGGGTGGGGTCAGTTTACCCGCCAAATATTCTGCTGGCCCTGTCGGTGGAATACCCGACGGCAGGGGCGGCTTATGAAGCTGCGAATATATGGAACCCAAAAGGTAAAAGACAGCTTAACGAACAAAAATTCGACCAAAGCAAATCTTTCATCGGATATTTTGATTCCGGCAAGTGTTACAGCTATATCGGCAGCGGGGACAATGCTTATTTCACTCCCGTCAATACAACCAACAACGGCAACTGCGGCGGAAATACCTTTAGCGGTAAAGCTTTAAACTGGCTGGGGATGAGCGCCATCGATATTTTCCGTAAAGAGATGACCGGCGGTAATCGTGCTTTCGGGGCCAAAGGTTCGTCTGTCGAAAATTACCAAAACGGCGATATGCCCAACCGTACGACCTTGCGCCGTGCCTTCGTTATGGGTGGCGAATACAATACTAATGTTGAAAGTTTCCTCAACCGTTCCATCAGTGCCACACTGCTAAACCGCACCATGCCGTCTGTCGCGCGTACTATACGGTCATCTTCCGGCCTTCAGGACGACATCACTGTCATGAGTTCCGGTTTCAAAATAACATTTTGCAATGCGCCGACAAAAATTCCTGATTCTGCAACACATATACGACGCAGTCACATGAACTGCAACGAAGGCGATGCAAACAGCCAAACTTTCAACATGGTGGTGGAGGTATGCAAACCCGGCCTGCTGGAAGACAACTGCCACCAATACGGTCCATATTACAAACCCGAGGGCATCATGCAGGCCAAAGCTGAAAAGGCCCGCTTCAGTGTATTCGGCTACATGAACGTCGGCACTCATGATGGCGGCGTGATGCGCGCCCGCATGAAATCGCTATTGGGAGGCCGCACCAATACGGGGATAGATCTTGGCAAAGAGATTAACGAAACCGACGGTACTTTCATTATCAATCCCGATGCCAAAGATGCCGATGCAAGCGGCGTATCCAACAGCGGCGTCATCAACTACCTCAACAAATTCGGCGATGCAGGCACATATAAGACATTAGACCCCGTAGATGAGCTTTACTATACAGGCCTGCTTTATCTGCGAAACCGAAAAGACTTGGTCCCTGCCTCTTTCTCCGCCATTCCTCCGGATCCGGTTAAAGCGGCTACCGCCAAAGACGGTTTCCCCGTTATTTCCAGTTCGAATTGGGACGACCCCCTACTGCCGCAAACCAAAGACAACTTAGGCAACTGGGTAGAATCCGCTACCGACGGCAAAGCGGCGGTATGCCGTCCCAACTATATTCTGTTCATTGGCGACACCAACTCAAACTTAGACCAAGACCTTCCCGGTTCAGGACCGGAATACGCGAACAGCCATGTATCCGACAGCGAGATAGATGTCAGCCTGTATATGAATAAAATCAAGACGAATGAAAGCAAGGTAGATCCGAAAATCCATAGCGGTTATCAACTGACCAACCGAAGCAGCTCAAAATCCTACGGAGCAATTGCAGGCTTGGCTTATTGGGCGCGTACCAACGATTTCCGTCCTCAATTATTGGGGAAACAATATATCAAATCAATTATGCTGGATGTCGTCGAACACAATGACTATAAAGGCTGGGCAAACCAATTTTATTGGGCAGCCAAATACGGCGGCTTCTACAGCAGCAAAGAGGAAGAAGAAGGCGGAACACCGGAATTGACTGCATACGAGTCCGACCGTTGGCGTTGGACCGATGACGCCGTAGGGAAAAGCCGAATAATTAAGAGTAACGGCCAAACTCCCTTTCCTGACGGGGTACCGCGCAATTATTCTGCTGCGAATAATCCTGAATCTATGATTGAGGCGTTACGCAGTTCGTTTAATGCCGCTTCGGCCAGATCCGACAATCCGTCCCAAGCAGTCTTAAACGCAGAATTGAATAAGAACGGCGTATTAGATTTGACAACGAAGGAAAAACCTTTCGTATTGCAATCTTCATATAAGAAAAGCCAACAATTCGGTTGGCAAGGCGACGTTATTGCGTATTATTTGTCTGATGACGGCAACACCAGATTTTCCACTCCGCAATGGCAGTTGAGCACCCTGTTTAGTACCAAATATCGTTCAGGATGGAATTCACGCAATATCTGGACCCGCTCGGGCAGGAACACGGTATTGCTGCAAAATGTGGCAAGTTCTGTTTTTAACTTAAAATCGGGAGAAAGCACCAGTGCCAACTATAACGCTCAAAATCTGATCCAATATATACGCGGCTCGGACGAATTCGAACAAGACGGCACCTTTCGCAAGCGTGCCGTGGACGGACTTTTGGGTACGGTGGTCAATTCAGCGGTAACGCCGATTTTGGCACCTGCAGAAGAAACCGTAGCGGATACTTGTAAATATGACAACTTTACCTCCGTGCGAAACCGGACGACGGTTTACGCTTTTGCCGCCAATGACGGTATGTTGCATATAGTGGGTAAAGATGGCGAAGAAAAATACGCCTATATTCCTTCAACTGCGTTGCCCAAGTTGAAAAACTATGCCCTCAGCCGCCAGCCTGACAACACTTCAGACGGCCATATCTTCCTGAACGACGGTACTCCCGTTACCGCCGAAATCTGTTTGGGCAACGGGACAAACAAAAAAGCAAAATCCGTTATCATCGGTACTGCCGGACGCGGGGGTGAGGCCGTATATGCCGTGGATGCCACCAATCTAGATAATGCGGGTTCGTCCAATCTGCTCTGGGAATTCAGCAAGGCGGACGATGATGGTTTGGGCTTGACTATACATAAACCCGTCATTACCGAAATTGAATCCAACGGCGGCAAAAAAGCGGTAGCCATTGTTAGCAGCGGTTACAAAGCAGATAAAAATTACAAGGGCTACATCTATATACTTGATATCGGGAAAAGCGGCGGCCCGTGGATAAACGGAACCCATTACCAGCGCATAGAGCTGGGGAACTCCGGTGTAGGGGCGCCGAAGGTATTGGATACAGATAGCGACGGGGCAAGCGACCGTATCTATGTAGGTGATGAGTCCGGCAACCTCTGGCGTATCGATTACGATAAAGCCACCAAAAAATGGACTGCTAAAAATATTTTCACAAGTACGGCGCAAGAACCGATTACCGGAGCACCAGACGCAATCGCATCACGCAACGGCTACACGGTTATCTTCAGCACCGGAAAATATTTTACTGTAGAAGACAGTACACGCCGAAACCTGCAAAACTATGCTTACGGCCTTTTCGATACTGATGGTTCCAAAATTGCCGAAACCAGCCTGCTCAGACAAACCATTAATAGCGTAGCACCGGTAGCTTCTCAAACCGACAGAACCTATTACTCAGCCTCCCAAAATGCGCTTTCCGACAAACATAAAGGCTGGAAACTTTCCCTCCCTTCCGGATTTATCAGTATTGACGATGCCTTAATCCGCAATAAAAGAGTGGCCCAGTTTTTTGCCTTCAACGTCAATCATAATGACAGCATCAATACCAACCGGAACACTAACAACGGCAATATTTGCTCCAACAATTCCGGCATATCTGCATTGATAGAAGTGGATTTGCAAACAGGCGGCATGTATCGTAACCCGGTATTCGATACCAACCGCGACCACAGGTTTGATAGCAGTGATGCACTATCGGCTATGGTGGTACATACCGGACAACTCGCATTGAAACGCAATACGGTAACGATGCTTACAAAAGCAGGAAAAAAACAAGGTTCATTGCTGGTAGGAGACAGCGGGGAGCCTACCAATGAGAACCTTAATCCTCTTTTCAATACGGTACACCGTATTAGTTGGGGAGAAATCTTCTAA
- the dnaN gene encoding DNA polymerase III subunit beta has translation MLILQADRDSLLKPLQAVTGIVERRHTLPILSNVLLESSNGQTNILATDLEIQINTAGPESQTGDFRITTNAKKFQDILRALPESAIVSLDWADNRLTLKAGKSRFALQTLPAEDFPLMSVGHDVSTAFSLTQETFKNMLSQVQYSMAVQDIRYYLNGLLMQVEGNQLRLVATDGHRLAYATSQIEAELPKTEVILPRKTVLELFKLLNNPSEQITVELLDNQVRFQCNGTTIVSKVIDGKFPDFNRVIPLDNDKIFLVSRTDFLGALERAAILANEKFRGARLFLQPGLLSVVCSNNEQEEAREELEIAYQGSELEVGFNIGYLMDVLRNVHADDMQLAFGDANRSTLFTIPNNPNFKYIVMPMRI, from the coding sequence ATGTTGATTCTACAAGCCGACCGCGACAGCCTGCTCAAGCCGCTACAAGCAGTAACCGGCATCGTCGAGCGCCGCCACACCCTGCCGATTCTGTCCAACGTACTGCTTGAAAGCAGCAACGGACAAACCAACATTCTGGCCACCGACTTGGAAATCCAAATCAACACCGCCGGCCCCGAAAGCCAGACCGGAGACTTCCGCATTACCACCAATGCCAAGAAATTCCAAGACATCCTGCGTGCCCTGCCCGAAAGCGCCATCGTATCGCTCGACTGGGCCGACAACCGGCTGACCCTTAAAGCAGGAAAATCCCGATTCGCCCTGCAAACCCTGCCTGCCGAGGATTTCCCGCTGATGAGCGTCGGACACGACGTCAGCACGGCTTTTTCGCTGACTCAGGAAACCTTCAAAAACATGCTCTCGCAGGTGCAATACAGCATGGCCGTGCAAGACATCCGTTATTACCTCAACGGCCTCTTGATGCAGGTCGAAGGCAACCAATTACGCCTTGTCGCCACCGACGGCCACCGCCTTGCCTATGCCACCAGCCAAATCGAAGCCGAATTGCCCAAAACCGAAGTCATCCTGCCGCGTAAAACCGTATTGGAGCTCTTTAAGCTGCTGAACAATCCGTCCGAACAAATCACCGTCGAGCTGCTTGACAACCAAGTGCGTTTCCAATGCAACGGCACCACCATTGTTAGCAAAGTCATCGACGGCAAATTCCCCGATTTCAACCGCGTCATCCCGCTGGACAACGACAAAATCTTCCTTGTTTCCCGAACCGACTTCTTGGGTGCACTCGAGCGCGCCGCCATTCTCGCCAACGAAAAATTCCGCGGAGCGCGCCTGTTCCTGCAACCGGGTCTGTTAAGCGTCGTGTGCAGCAATAACGAACAGGAAGAAGCCCGCGAAGAACTTGAAATCGCCTACCAAGGCAGCGAACTTGAGGTCGGTTTCAACATCGGCTACCTGATGGACGTGCTTCGCAACGTACACGCCGACGACATGCAACTCGCCTTCGGAGACGCCAACCGTTCGACCTTGTTTACCATCCCCAATAATCCGAACTTTAAATACATCGTGATGCCGATGCGGATTTGA
- the dnaA gene encoding chromosomal replication initiator protein DnaA — protein sequence MTLAEFWPLCLRKLHDSLPAQQFQTWIAPLTVGEENGTWVVYGKNQFACNMLQNRFAADIEAVRAELAPQQAAFLFKTGTGRSYPMASDASGKSLEERPSENTPAHPHTTPALSNKTAADILAERMKNLPHGNRRTEPEPAPAAANPTAKTRLDEQRGAAETRYSQTNLSSDYTFETLVEGKGNRIAAAAAQSIAENPGQSYNPFFLYGSTGLGKTHLVQAIGNELLKNRPDAKVRYMHSDDYIRSFMSAVRTNSYDVFKQQYKQYDLLIIDDIQFIKGKDRTMEEFFYLYNHFHNEKKQLILTCDVLPAKIEDMDDRLKSRFSWGLTLELEPPELEMRVAILQKKAESSGISLTDEAAFFIANLIRSNVRELEGAFNRVSASSRFMNKPIDIDLARDALQDIIAVKHKVITADIIIDATAKYYRIKISDILGKKRTRNIARPRQVAMSLTKELTNLSLPSIGDAFGGRDHTTVMHGVKAVAKLREDDPELAQDYEKLLIMIQN from the coding sequence ATGACTTTGGCAGAATTCTGGCCGCTGTGCCTCCGCAAACTCCACGATTCCCTACCTGCGCAACAATTCCAAACCTGGATTGCACCGCTGACCGTGGGCGAAGAAAACGGCACATGGGTGGTGTACGGTAAAAACCAGTTTGCCTGTAACATGCTGCAAAACCGCTTTGCCGCCGACATTGAAGCCGTCCGCGCCGAGCTTGCACCGCAACAAGCCGCATTCTTATTCAAAACGGGCACGGGCCGAAGCTACCCTATGGCCTCAGACGCATCCGGCAAATCTTTGGAAGAAAGGCCGTCTGAAAACACCCCCGCCCATCCGCACACCACACCGGCACTTTCGAACAAAACCGCCGCAGACATCCTCGCCGAACGCATGAAAAACCTGCCGCACGGCAACCGCCGCACCGAGCCAGAACCCGCACCTGCGGCAGCCAACCCGACTGCCAAAACCAGACTCGACGAACAGCGCGGCGCGGCGGAAACGCGTTACAGCCAGACCAACCTGTCTTCCGACTATACTTTTGAAACGCTGGTGGAAGGCAAAGGCAACCGCATCGCCGCCGCCGCCGCACAATCCATCGCCGAAAATCCCGGCCAAAGCTACAACCCGTTTTTCCTCTACGGCAGCACCGGCTTGGGCAAAACCCATCTGGTGCAGGCCATCGGCAACGAACTGCTGAAAAACCGCCCCGACGCCAAAGTGCGTTACATGCACTCCGACGACTATATACGCAGCTTTATGAGCGCCGTACGCACTAACAGCTACGACGTGTTCAAACAGCAATACAAACAATACGACCTGCTTATCATCGACGACATTCAGTTCATCAAGGGCAAAGACCGTACGATGGAAGAATTTTTCTATCTGTACAACCACTTCCATAACGAAAAAAAACAGCTTATCCTTACCTGCGACGTCCTTCCCGCCAAAATCGAAGATATGGACGACCGGCTGAAATCGCGTTTTTCATGGGGATTGACGCTGGAGCTCGAACCGCCCGAACTGGAAATGCGCGTGGCGATTTTACAAAAAAAAGCCGAATCCTCCGGTATCAGCCTGACCGACGAGGCCGCCTTTTTCATTGCCAACCTTATCCGTTCCAACGTGCGCGAGCTGGAAGGCGCGTTCAACCGCGTCAGCGCCAGCAGCCGCTTCATGAATAAGCCGATTGACATCGATTTGGCGCGCGACGCTTTACAGGACATCATCGCCGTCAAACACAAAGTCATTACCGCCGACATCATCATCGATGCAACGGCGAAATACTACCGGATTAAAATCAGCGACATACTTGGCAAAAAACGCACCCGCAACATCGCCCGCCCGCGCCAAGTCGCCATGAGCCTGACCAAAGAGCTGACCAACCTCAGCCTGCCCTCCATCGGCGATGCGTTCGGCGGGCGGGACCACACCACGGTCATGCACGGCGTCAAAGCCGTCGCCAAATTGCGCGAAGACGACCCCGAACTGGCGCAGGATTACGAAAAGCTGCTGATTATGATTCAAAATTGA
- the rpmH gene encoding 50S ribosomal protein L34, whose protein sequence is MKRTYQPSVTKRKRTHGFLVRSKTRGGRAVLAARRAKGRKRLAV, encoded by the coding sequence ATGAAACGCACTTATCAACCTTCGGTTACCAAACGCAAACGCACCCACGGCTTCTTGGTGCGCTCCAAAACCCGCGGCGGCCGCGCAGTGTTGGCTGCGCGTCGGGCCAAAGGCCGCAAACGCTTGGCCGTATAA
- the rnpA gene encoding ribonuclease P protein component, whose protein sequence is MDNRFGRQYRLLKTDDFSSVFALRNRRSRDLLQVSQSGDNGLNHPRLGLVVGKKAAKRANARNYMKRVIRDWFRRHKEILPPHDFVVRVHRPFTRENAADAREQLAQLMKKR, encoded by the coding sequence TTGGACAACCGCTTCGGCAGGCAGTACCGCTTATTAAAAACGGATGATTTTTCATCCGTTTTTGCGTTAAGAAACCGACGCAGCCGCGATTTGTTGCAGGTTTCGCAGTCGGGCGACAACGGCCTGAACCATCCGCGCCTCGGTCTCGTGGTCGGCAAGAAGGCCGCCAAACGAGCCAATGCGCGCAACTATATGAAACGCGTTATCCGCGACTGGTTCCGCCGCCATAAGGAAATTTTGCCGCCGCACGATTTCGTGGTGCGGGTGCATCGGCCTTTTACGCGTGAAAATGCCGCCGATGCCCGCGAACAGTTGGCGCAACTGATGAAGAAACGCTGA
- the yidD gene encoding membrane protein insertion efficiency factor YidD, translating into MMGLTAKIMLGLIRFYQYAVSPLIPPRCRYTPTCSQYALEAVKKYGAFKGGWLAVKRIARCHPFGGSGHDPVP; encoded by the coding sequence CTGATGGGGCTGACTGCAAAAATCATGCTCGGGCTGATTCGGTTTTACCAGTATGCCGTCAGCCCGCTGATTCCGCCGCGTTGCCGGTATACGCCGACTTGTTCGCAATATGCGCTGGAAGCGGTAAAGAAATACGGCGCGTTCAAAGGAGGTTGGCTTGCCGTCAAACGCATTGCCCGCTGCCATCCTTTCGGCGGCAGCGGACACGACCCCGTACCTTAA